TCGAGGTCGGCGGCAAGGTCGAGCATACGGCGGCCGAAGGGAACGGTCCGGTGAACGCCCTCGACAGGGCCCTCCGGAAGGCGCTCGAGAGGTTCTACCCCACCTTGAAGGAGGTAAAGCTCCTGGACTTCAAGGTCCGGGTGCTCGCGGGGCTCGGCGGCACCGCCTCGGTGGTCCGGGTGCTCGTCGAGTCCGGAGACGCCTCGGACAGGTGGGGGACAGTCGGGGTCTCGGAGAACGTAATAGAGGCGAGTTGGCAGGCAATTGTCGACAGCCTCGAGTATAAGCTCTACAAGGACAAGAAAAAAGCCCGCCGCCAGTAAGAGAGAGGAAGGGGGGAGAGATGGAGCGTAAGGGGAAAGATTTTGGCTACAAGCCCTTTGTTTTACTCTTTACGGCCTGTCTCTTTATCTTTTTCCTCAAGTCGTACGACTCCACACCAAGACCCTCATTTAATGATAGCCCTTCCAACATGGAGTCTACCGGCGGCGGCACGGCGGAAAGTAGGCTCGTGGCCGGAACACCTCTGGACATAAACACCGTGACCACCGATGAGCTGACACTCCTGCCCGGCATAGGCGAGGCCCTCGCCCGGAGGATCGTTACGAGGAGGACCGAGATCGGCGGCTTCGATTCGGTGGAGGAGCTCATAGAGGTAAACGGGATAGGCGAGGAGAAGCTCGCCTCCGTCCGCCCGTTCCTCAAGGCG
The genomic region above belongs to Thermodesulfobacteriota bacterium and contains:
- a CDS encoding helix-hairpin-helix domain-containing protein; the encoded protein is MERKGKDFGYKPFVLLFTACLFIFFLKSYDSTPRPSFNDSPSNMESTGGGTAESRLVAGTPLDINTVTTDELTLLPGIGEALARRIVTRRTEIGGFDSVEELIEVNGIGEEKLASVRPFLKAGPDF